The following proteins come from a genomic window of Ictalurus furcatus strain D&B chromosome 26, Billie_1.0, whole genome shotgun sequence:
- the irs2a gene encoding insulin receptor substrate 2a, protein MASPPLTGGTSLSNVNMYSNNVKKSGYLKKQKHGHRRFFVLKEQSDCLPARLEYYESEKKWKNKSAAKRVVSLDSCLSINKRADAKHRYLIALYTKDEYFAVAAENESEQESWYRDLTNLMNEGKVYDSAVTNSASSLVGFDEGNYGMITPVNAAYKEVWQVNLKSKGLGQTRNITGVYRLCLSSRSISFVKLNTEVPSVSLQLMNIRRCGHSDSFFFIEVGRSASTGPGELWMQADDSVVAQNIHETILEAMKAMKESSEFRPRSKSQSSGSNPISVPTRRNLNNLPPSQTGLVRRSRTDSVAATSPINKFTSCRIRTASEGEGTMARPVSMSVSENGSPTVRNHMSRSNTVSVGCRSFEASLLHHNRSMSMSVPVSHSRSSPISPLSLSSTSVNGSTSTSAVHKPSSCSGSVSGSPSDTGFLSCDEYGSSPGDAKYNASNRSNTPSSFSGTPPSRESTDIHGYTMMESPSSHSLNKIQASSREKLDLEKLYRKRTYSLTVPQQPKTPSQQSSASLDEYMLMWAVYANGHTGQSTHTVSPKVSYPEDYGDLEIGSSRSSVSNQGDDGYMPMTPGGALQGSKNDHYVPMSPMCVSAPKQIINPRSHPQATGRQGTINSPSTGSLEDNGYMRMWSGSKSSLDSTDVRVTNGEYMNMSPVDLHVSATPPDYFLGGCAPAQRPSSLLNLNKHEGPKREEDQYVLMCPQGHKRGEETNCNAMSMANPGLLFSSPSTLLPLRHSRNDGLLHRARVSRQNRLSLDTLRMLPRMNEHPLPSEPKSPGEYINIDFSDTARYSLPSGSVESQASSPSLGSIRRRSPLCDYMNLDLNSHSPKSEETLASSLHDIPELTNCPCSSDDGTYVPDEQNSSCSPSTRKDDYAEMKFDNATSIITENDETDMASPTNRVQRLILSDKSMPGIGAFLLPNSTVDPDGEAKVIRADPRGRRRHSSETFSSTTTVMPVFPSFAHSCKRHSSASVENVSVRSSEGSDEEYGSPMCKETSAGFQDGLNYIALNLMENREFGNCENMMGFKPIGCYKGGLNGLHDSPYVSLGFKETVTTVKD, encoded by the exons ATGGCGAGTCCGCCACTAACGGGAGGGACCTCGTTATCAAACGTCAACATGTATTCAAACAACGTCAAGAAAAGTGGGTACCTTAAAAAACAGAAGCACGGACACcggaggttttttgttttgaaagagCAGAGTGACTGCTTGCCAGCGCGGTTGGAGTATTATGAGAGCGAgaagaaatggaaaaacaaatcaGCTGCGAAAAGAGTCGTCTCTCTTGACTCGTGTTTGAGCATAAACAAGCGCGCAGACGCGAAACACAGGTACTTGATCGCTCTGTATACCAAGGACGAATATTTTGCTGTAGCTGCTGAAAACGAAAGCGAACAGGAGAGCTGGTACAGGGACCTCACCAATTTAATGAATGAGGGAAAAGTGTATGACAGCGCAGTGACCAACTCGGCGTCCTCTTTAGTGGGCTTTGACGAGGGTAATTACGGTATGATTACTCCAGTGAACGCCGCTTACAAAGAGGTATGGCAGGTGAATTTGAAATCTAAAGGACTTGGACAGACTAGAAACATCACGGGAGTTTACAGGTTGTGTTTGTCAAGTCGGTCAATTAGCTTTGTGAAACTGAACACTGAAGTTCCATCTGTCAGCCTGCAGCTAATGAACATAAGGCGATGTGGTCATTCTGACAGCTTTTTCTTCATCGAGGTGGGCAGGTCTGCTTCTACTGGCCCCGGGGAGCTTTGGATGCAGGCAGATGACTCTGTAGTGGCACAGAACATACATGAGACAATTTTAGAGGCTATGAAAGCAATGAAAGAGTCGTCAGAGTTCAGACCGCGCAGCAAAAGCCAGTCTTCAGGCTCCAACCCCATATCTGTACCCACTCGGAGGAACTTGAACAATTTGCCTCCCAGTCAGACAGGGTTGGTAAGGAGGTCAAGGACAGACAGTGTGGCAGCCACGTCGCCTATCAACAAGTTTACTTCCTGTCGGATACGTACAGCCAGTGAGGGCGAAGGCACCATGGCGAGGCCAGTATCCATGTCGGTATCGGAAAACGGAAGCCCCACTGTCCGGAACCACATGAGTAGGTCCAACACTGTTTCCGTGGGATGCCGTTCATTCGAAGCATCACTTCTACATCACAACCGATCCATGTCTATGTCTGTGCCTGTATCTCATTCACGTTCATCTCCAATAAGCCCACTGAGCCTCTCCTCTACTAGCGTGAATGGCTCTACCTCCACCTCAGCAGTACATAAACCTTCAAGTTGCAGTGGCTCTGTCTCAGGGTCACCCAGCGACACTGGCTTCCTGTCATGTGATGAGTACGGGTCCAGCCCAGGGGATGCAAAATACAATGCATCCAACCGGAGCAATACACCTTCATCCTTTTCTGGGACGCCCCCTTCCCGTGAAAGCACAGATATCCACGGTTACACGATGATGGAGAGTCCATCAAGCCACTCCTTGAATAAGATCCAGGCATCCAGCAGAGAGAAGTTGGACTTGGAGAAGTTATACAGGAAGAGAACATACTCCCTTACAGTACCACAACAACCTAAGACCCCCTCTCAGCAGTCATCAGCCTCACTTGATGAATATATGTTGATGTGGGCGGTTTACGCTAATGGCCACACTGGGCAgagcacacacactgtttctccAAAGGTTTCATACCCTGAGGATTATGGGGACCTTGAAATTGGCTCCAGCAGGAGTTCTGTCAGTAACCAAGGTGATGATGGGTACATGCCCATGACACCAGGTGGGGCACTACAGGGCAGCAAAAATGACCACTATGTGCCCATGAGCCCCATGTGTGTCTCGGCCCCCAAGCAGATCATCAATCCTAGGTCCCACCCTCAGGCTACTGGTAGGCAAGGCACAATTAATTCTCCCAGTACTGGTTCACTAGAGGACAATGGTTACATGAGGATGTGGTCTGGCTCCAAATCCTCACTGGACAGTACTGATGTCAGAGTGACAAATGGGGAGTATATGAACATGTCGCCTGTTGATCTGCATGTCTCAGCAACTCCACCAGATTATTTTCTTGGAGGGTGTGCGCCAGCACAGCGACCCTCTTCCTTGCTAAATTTGAACAAACATGAAGGTCCTAAAAGAGAAGAGGACCAGTATGTTTTAATGTGCCCACAGGGGCATAAGCGAGGAGAGGAGACAAACTGCAATGCCATGTCTATGGCAAACCCTGGGCTGTTGTTTTCCAGCCCCTCCACCCTTCTCCCACTCAGGCATAGTCGGAACGATGGACTGTTGCACCGAGCACGAGTCAGCAGACAGAACAGATTATCTCTGGATACTCTAAGGATGCTCCCAAGAATGAACGAACATCCCCTCCCCAGTGAGCCAAAAAGCCCAGGGGAGTATATCAACATAGACTTCAGTGACACTGCACGGTACTCCTTGCCCTCTGGATCAGTGGAGAGCCAGGCTTCATCACCTAGCCTTGGCAGCATAAGAAGAAGATCCCCACTTTGTGACTACATGAACCTTGACCTAAACTCACATTCCCCAAAATCAGAAGAAACCCTTGCTAGTTCCTTACATGATATCCCGGAGCTCACCAACTGTCCGTGCTCATCTGACGATGGAACGTATGTCCCTGATGAGCAGAACTCCTCCTGTTCACCCAGCACAAGGAAAGATGATTATGCTGAGATGAAGTTTGATAATGCCACCTCCATCATCACGGAGAATGATGAAACTGATATGGCTAGCCCCACTAACAGGGTACAGCGACTTATTCTGAGTGACAAGAGCATGCCAGGAATAGGAGCATTCCTCTTACCCAACTCCACAGTCGACCCTGATGGAGAGGCAAAGGTGATCCGAGCTGACCCACGCGGTCGAAGACGGCACAGCTCGGAGACCTTCTCGTCCACCACCACTGTAATGCCAGTGTTTCCTTCTTTCGCCCACAGTTGCAAGCGGCATAGTTCTGCCTCTGTCGAGAATGTCTCGGTCCGGAGCAGCGAGGGTTCTGATGAGGAATACGGCAGTCCCATGTGCAAAGAGACTTCTGCTGGGTTCCAGGATGGTCTGAATTACATCGCCTTAAACCTCATGGAAAATAGAGAGTTTGGGAACTGTGAAAACATGATGGGATTCAAACCTATCGGTTGCTACAAAGGAGGACTAAATGGTCTACACGACAGCCCATATGTTTCGCTGGGATTCAAGGAGACAGTGACCACTGTAAAAG atTGA